CGCCCCCGGTTCCAAATGCCTCAGCATGAATCCGCTCCGCACTCACCCCCATGGTTTGCAATGATTTGATCTGGGCTTGCATAAACGCTAGCGGCCCACAGATGTAGTAATCGGCGTCCGGTAAAATCGCTGAGTCGGCAATTTTAACCAAATCTACATAGCCAAGATGGTCGTGGCTTAGATCTGGGCAGGCCTCACCATAAAAAAACACTTTTTCTAGGTTAGATTGTTGAGTTGCCAGTTGATTTACTGCGTTTTTAAAAGCATGCACTTCGGCATTACGGCAGCCGTGGACAAAGCGCACGGCTCGATCGCTGCTAGTTTTAACGATATGTTTTAGCATGGATAGCATTGGGGTAATGCCCACACCACCGCTAATCAAGACTACGGGGGTTTTGCGGTCTTGATGCAGTACAAAATCACCCGCTGGCGGTGCTAAATCAATCACATCGCCAACATTCACCGTGTTGTGCAGTAGATTAGATACTTGGCCAATGATATTGCCGATTTGCTCACGTTTTACTGAAATTCGCAGGTAATCGTTGCCTGGCGCATCAGACAAACTATATTGGCGCGGCTGCATTAGATTCCATTCTGGCACAAACATTCTGACCGAAATATATTGCCCCGGCGCGTAGTCCGGCACGCTGCCGCCATCGGCTGGGCGTAAATAAAATGAAGTGATCTCGCTGCTTTCTACTTCTTTTTTTGCCACCACAAAGCCTCGCCAGCCGGTCCAGCCGCCTTGTTTAAACGCCGCTGCGGCGTATAGCTGCGCTTCTTCGGCGATGAGGACGTCCGCTAGCTGGCCGTAGGCGGCCGCCCAAGCGGTAATTAATTCATCGCTTGCGGCTTCACCTAGTACTTCACGAATAGAGGCAAGTAAGTGGTGGCCCACAATAGGGTAGTGCTCTGGGCGAATCCCAAGACTGATGTGTTTATTGGCAATGTGGGTGAGTACCGGTGCCAGCACGCTTGGATTATCAATATGCTCGGCGTAGGCCGCTACTGCCATCGCTAACGCTTGCTGCTGTGCCCCGGATTGCTGATGACCTTCGTTAAAAATTTGTTTTAGTTCGGGGTTGTACTGAAACATCCGTGCATAAAAATGAGTGGTTAAGGCAACGCCGTGTTGTTTGAGAATGGGCGCTGTGGCGTGAACTAAATCGCGGCTCTTGACGTTAAGCATTGGTGTATCTCTCGATCTATTTTTAAATGTGCATTTAATATACCAGTTTTTGGCGAGATTTGTATAGGGAGGAATCCACTTGCAAAAAATCGTGTGGGTTTGCTATGTGTTCATGTTGATTGAAATTTGACCCAGAGCTGGGCGTTGCTTTTTGATTGAGCAATGGTAGGTAACCCCGTCAGCCGCTGATGTCGGGCCATGATTTCATCATTAGCCACCACCACGACTTGCGTGGGATACAAGTGCACACTCACACGCATTCACAAAGTACCAAGTAACGATTAAGTGAGACGGTGATTAAACAGGTACTGGAAACCCGAGCCAGATGCTCAACGTAACCATCAAACTGGGTTGGCATTAGCATCATTTCTAAACACTCTTGCTCCAACATCTCGGCAATGCTCAGGCTTTTGAATTCGGGATGCCTGAGCGCCCCCCATAAGGCGCGAAAACGCTCGGCCAGCCACGCATTCAACGCGTCAAAGC
This genomic interval from Iodobacter fluviatilis contains the following:
- the hmpA gene encoding NO-inducible flavohemoprotein — translated: MLNVKSRDLVHATAPILKQHGVALTTHFYARMFQYNPELKQIFNEGHQQSGAQQQALAMAVAAYAEHIDNPSVLAPVLTHIANKHISLGIRPEHYPIVGHHLLASIREVLGEAASDELITAWAAAYGQLADVLIAEEAQLYAAAAFKQGGWTGWRGFVVAKKEVESSEITSFYLRPADGGSVPDYAPGQYISVRMFVPEWNLMQPRQYSLSDAPGNDYLRISVKREQIGNIIGQVSNLLHNTVNVGDVIDLAPPAGDFVLHQDRKTPVVLISGGVGITPMLSMLKHIVKTSSDRAVRFVHGCRNAEVHAFKNAVNQLATQQSNLEKVFFYGEACPDLSHDHLGYVDLVKIADSAILPDADYYICGPLAFMQAQIKSLQTMGVSAERIHAEAFGTGGVAA